A stretch of Myxococcus hansupus DNA encodes these proteins:
- a CDS encoding inositol monophosphatase family protein yields MSQESPASLRRTAEEGARLAGRILADRFLGERTIEFKGGIDLVTDADKASEEALLAFIRERHPDHAILAEESGATQGSDSLRWLVDPLDGTTNYSHRVPHFCVSVAVEGPGGVLAGVVYDPMLDELFSAARGQGATLNGRPLRASTVSTLDRALLCTGFPYDVRERPEGPVGLFSRLILHAQGMRRTGSAAMDLAYVAAGRFDGFFEFGLKPWDIAAGSLLVEEAGGVIRHISGAPFDVRRGDVIASAPALAPSLLAEAKRFVDGLRESPPRG; encoded by the coding sequence ATGTCCCAGGAGTCCCCCGCCAGCCTGCGCCGCACCGCCGAGGAAGGCGCCCGGCTGGCCGGCCGCATCCTCGCGGACCGCTTCCTGGGCGAGCGCACCATCGAGTTCAAGGGCGGCATCGACCTGGTGACGGACGCGGACAAGGCCTCTGAGGAGGCCCTGCTGGCCTTCATCCGTGAGCGCCACCCGGACCACGCCATCCTCGCGGAGGAGAGCGGCGCCACGCAGGGCTCGGACAGCCTGCGCTGGCTGGTGGACCCCTTGGACGGCACCACCAACTACTCGCACCGCGTGCCGCACTTCTGCGTCAGCGTGGCGGTGGAAGGCCCCGGCGGCGTGCTGGCCGGCGTCGTGTACGACCCGATGCTGGACGAGCTGTTCTCCGCCGCGCGAGGGCAGGGCGCCACCCTCAACGGCCGTCCGCTGCGCGCCAGCACCGTGTCCACGCTGGACCGCGCGCTCCTGTGCACGGGCTTCCCCTACGACGTGCGCGAGCGGCCCGAGGGGCCCGTGGGCCTCTTCAGCCGGCTCATCCTCCACGCGCAGGGCATGCGCCGCACGGGCAGCGCCGCCATGGACCTGGCCTACGTGGCCGCGGGCCGCTTCGACGGCTTCTTCGAGTTCGGACTGAAGCCCTGGGACATCGCCGCGGGCTCGCTGCTGGTGGAGGAGGCGGGCGGCGTCATCCGCCACATCTCCGGCGCGCCGTTCGACGTGCGGCGCGGTGACGTGATTGCGTCCGCCCCCGCGCTGGCCCCGTCGCTGCTGGCCGAGGCGAAGCGTTTCGTGGACGGCCTGCGCGAGAGTCCTCCGCGCGGCTGA
- a CDS encoding cyclic nucleotide-binding domain-containing protein, producing MEKLSVIASSPLFEMLSTAELHRLAELARARNFAAGEVIFEEGDLGDSLFVVVHGQVEVARRQPGGGMHSLAVLSPPEFFGEMGLIDKDFRSATVHAKTDVDLLQLSAQDLRDFRSTHGDGFTFIVVNIARSLSARLREANVRLASKA from the coding sequence ATGGAGAAGCTGTCCGTCATCGCCTCGTCGCCGCTCTTCGAGATGCTCTCCACCGCGGAGCTGCACCGCCTCGCGGAGCTCGCGCGGGCGCGGAACTTCGCGGCGGGCGAGGTCATCTTCGAGGAAGGTGATTTGGGCGACAGCCTCTTCGTCGTCGTGCACGGTCAGGTGGAGGTCGCGCGCCGTCAGCCCGGCGGCGGCATGCACTCGCTCGCGGTGTTGTCACCGCCCGAGTTCTTCGGAGAGATGGGCCTCATCGACAAGGACTTCCGCTCCGCCACGGTCCACGCGAAGACGGACGTGGACCTGCTCCAGCTCAGCGCACAGGACCTCCGCGACTTCCGGAGCACGCATGGAGATGGTTTCACCTTCATCGTGGTGAATATCGCCAGGAGCCTGTCTGCCCGGCTGCGCGAAGCCAACGTCCGACTCGCTTCGAAGGCGTGA
- a CDS encoding TlpA family protein disulfide reductase yields MQRHAFTVLAGVLALTGCARRDIPPPDAAASQRSGLKSGQPLQFQVKRYPGGESYDIASDRGSVVVLDVWATWCEPCKDALPYYQDLANEYAAQGLKVYALNIDEDARAIPTFLEETKVTLPILVDQNAQVAERTLKVRGMPTTYFIDRKGRVRHVHEGFAEEFLAKYQTELEALLAEPSP; encoded by the coding sequence ATGCAGCGCCATGCGTTCACCGTTCTGGCAGGCGTGCTCGCGCTGACCGGCTGCGCCCGTCGGGACATCCCGCCGCCCGACGCGGCCGCGAGCCAGCGCAGCGGCCTCAAGTCGGGGCAGCCGCTGCAGTTCCAGGTGAAGCGGTACCCGGGCGGTGAGTCCTACGACATCGCCTCGGACCGGGGCAGCGTGGTGGTGCTCGACGTGTGGGCTACGTGGTGTGAGCCCTGCAAGGACGCGCTGCCCTACTACCAGGACCTGGCCAACGAGTACGCGGCCCAGGGCCTGAAGGTGTACGCGCTCAACATCGATGAAGACGCGCGCGCCATCCCCACCTTCCTGGAGGAGACGAAGGTGACGCTGCCCATCCTGGTGGACCAGAACGCCCAGGTGGCCGAGCGCACGCTGAAGGTGCGGGGCATGCCCACGACGTATTTCATCGACCGCAAGGGCCGCGTCCGCCACGTCCACGAGGGCTTCGCGGAGGAGTTCCTCGCGAAGTACCAGACGGAGCTCGAGGCGTTGCTCGCCGAGCCCAGCCCCTAG
- a CDS encoding polysaccharide biosynthesis/export family protein — protein sequence MELKRFLTVLSLAALPACFGTSQRPPPPAPTPAAETATPARPGGTLGPGDVVEVRVFQEPEHSGTWRVSGEGTIDYPLCGKVPLSGTTPSSAADLLRDCLARYVRRPQVSVLIREYNSQKVFVFGEVQKPGTFPVDNEMSIVQAITLAGGFTKLAAKNNTLVTRVVDGQERKIRVPVEDIGVGREKNFMLQPGDIVFVPESFF from the coding sequence GTGGAGCTGAAGCGCTTCCTCACCGTCCTGTCCCTCGCCGCGCTGCCCGCGTGCTTCGGGACGTCGCAGCGTCCGCCGCCGCCCGCGCCCACACCCGCCGCGGAGACCGCCACGCCGGCCCGTCCCGGCGGAACCTTGGGCCCCGGTGACGTGGTGGAGGTGCGCGTCTTCCAGGAGCCCGAGCACTCCGGCACCTGGCGCGTCTCCGGTGAAGGCACCATCGACTATCCGCTGTGCGGCAAGGTGCCGCTGTCGGGGACGACGCCCAGTTCGGCCGCGGACCTGCTGCGCGACTGCCTGGCGCGCTACGTGCGCCGCCCGCAGGTGTCGGTGCTCATCCGCGAGTACAACTCCCAGAAGGTGTTCGTCTTCGGCGAGGTGCAGAAGCCCGGCACCTTCCCCGTGGACAACGAGATGTCCATCGTCCAGGCGATCACCCTCGCGGGCGGCTTCACCAAGCTGGCGGCGAAGAACAACACGCTGGTGACGCGCGTGGTGGACGGGCAGGAGCGCAAGATTCGCGTGCCCGTGGAGGACATCGGCGTGGGGCGGGAGAAGAACTTCATGCTCCAGCCCGGCGACATCGTCTTCGTGCCGGAGAGCTTCTTCTAA
- a CDS encoding AgmX/PglI C-terminal domain-containing protein, translating to MAATSQNKLLRVGVIQNGRIVEEHHVRREAVTIGHDAKNTIVLPVAEGRPARFALLENQNQQFQLVIAPDMQGRVNLGSSDVDFDSLRTQGLTTRRGDLHVLPLQETARGKVELGDATLFFQFVTPPPEEAKPVLPADVMVSRWKTMDRVFFGILAASLLVHFSGAALIISSETPQVAELELDELDDRFVRAIIPQRPVEAPKPVEAGPAPKADTPEAAPKEDAPSEPKASGDAVQQRRAEVVKKVSNTGLLKILGSNRGGGQGAFADVLGSASGAGDIAEALAGAGGVGVAREASVGTPGGPRGGGTGTVTDIGAIGTQGAGKVDLGDKKETVVKGRVQDASPEIESADVDRDALARYVRARKAAIQSCYEKELKRNPNLKGKVVVRFTIKTSGRAGDIEIEENTLGSEAVGSCIRTTIRSWVFPFKPDDETAVSYPFVFAPAG from the coding sequence ATGGCCGCCACCTCGCAGAACAAGCTGCTCCGCGTCGGCGTCATCCAGAACGGCCGCATCGTCGAGGAGCACCACGTCCGCCGCGAAGCGGTCACCATCGGTCACGACGCGAAGAACACCATCGTCCTGCCCGTGGCCGAAGGCCGGCCCGCGCGCTTCGCGCTGCTGGAGAACCAGAACCAGCAGTTCCAGCTCGTCATCGCCCCGGACATGCAGGGCCGCGTCAACCTGGGCTCGTCCGACGTGGACTTCGACTCGCTGCGCACGCAGGGCCTGACCACCCGCCGCGGCGACCTGCACGTGCTGCCGCTCCAGGAGACGGCGCGCGGCAAGGTGGAGCTGGGTGACGCCACCCTCTTCTTCCAGTTCGTCACGCCGCCGCCCGAAGAGGCGAAGCCGGTGCTGCCCGCCGACGTCATGGTCAGCCGGTGGAAGACGATGGACCGCGTCTTCTTCGGCATCCTCGCCGCCTCGCTGCTGGTCCACTTCTCCGGTGCCGCGCTCATCATCTCCTCGGAGACGCCGCAGGTGGCCGAGCTGGAGCTGGACGAGTTGGATGACCGCTTCGTGCGCGCCATCATCCCCCAGCGTCCGGTGGAAGCGCCCAAGCCCGTGGAGGCGGGCCCGGCCCCCAAGGCGGACACGCCGGAGGCCGCGCCCAAGGAAGATGCCCCCTCCGAGCCCAAGGCCTCGGGCGACGCCGTGCAGCAGCGCCGCGCGGAGGTGGTGAAGAAGGTCTCCAACACGGGCCTGCTCAAGATTCTCGGCTCCAACCGCGGCGGCGGCCAGGGCGCGTTCGCGGACGTGCTGGGAAGCGCCAGTGGCGCGGGTGACATCGCCGAGGCCCTGGCCGGCGCGGGCGGCGTGGGCGTGGCCCGCGAGGCCTCCGTGGGCACTCCCGGAGGTCCTCGCGGCGGTGGCACCGGCACGGTGACGGACATCGGCGCCATTGGCACCCAGGGCGCCGGCAAGGTGGACCTGGGCGACAAGAAGGAGACGGTGGTGAAGGGCCGCGTCCAGGACGCCTCGCCCGAAATCGAGAGCGCGGACGTGGACCGGGACGCGCTCGCCCGTTACGTGCGCGCGCGCAAGGCCGCCATCCAGAGCTGCTACGAGAAGGAGCTCAAGCGGAACCCCAACCTCAAGGGCAAGGTGGTGGTGCGCTTCACCATCAAGACGTCCGGCCGCGCGGGGGACATCGAAATCGAGGAGAACACCCTGGGCAGCGAGGCGGTGGGAAGCTGCATCCGCACCACCATCCGCAGTTGGGTGTTCCCCTTCAAACCCGACGACGAGACCGCTGTTTCCTACCCCTTCGTCTTCGCGCCGGCAGGCTAG